A genome region from Streptomyces sp. NBC_00878 includes the following:
- a CDS encoding MerR family transcriptional regulator, whose product MRIGEVAALVGVTPRAVRHYHQLGLLPEPLRRSNGYRTYGVREAVLLARIRRLTELGLGLDEVRDALADTEGHDLAEVLRELDADLARQEVVTRQRRTRLAPLLDQAQGGSLALTGPVSPELTGLLAALGDVGGSPMAVKDREHLAFLDAATPRGRRGALMAALQGMRQHAAEVYGLLDGLVGQEPDDPQVPRAASALEALLPDALATHVPGTSTDGLAVGLADALYEDLDPAQAAAVRRALELVKRRQEEQA is encoded by the coding sequence ATGCGAATCGGCGAAGTCGCCGCCCTGGTCGGGGTCACCCCGCGGGCAGTGCGGCACTACCACCAGCTCGGGCTGCTACCCGAACCCCTACGGCGCAGCAACGGGTACCGCACCTACGGCGTGCGGGAAGCAGTCCTGCTGGCCCGCATCCGGCGGCTGACCGAGCTCGGACTCGGACTCGACGAGGTACGGGACGCCCTCGCGGACACCGAAGGCCACGACCTCGCCGAGGTCTTGAGGGAACTCGACGCCGACCTGGCGCGGCAGGAGGTGGTGACCCGGCAGCGCCGGACGCGGCTGGCCCCGCTGCTGGACCAGGCTCAGGGCGGATCCCTGGCCCTTACGGGACCGGTGTCGCCTGAGCTCACCGGCCTGCTGGCCGCTCTCGGGGACGTCGGCGGCTCACCGATGGCCGTGAAGGACCGCGAGCACCTGGCCTTCCTCGACGCCGCGACGCCCCGTGGAAGGCGGGGTGCGCTGATGGCGGCGCTGCAGGGCATGCGGCAGCACGCCGCCGAGGTCTACGGCCTGCTCGACGGCCTCGTCGGCCAGGAGCCGGACGACCCGCAGGTGCCCCGTGCCGCCTCGGCGCTGGAGGCCCTCCTTCCCGACGCCCTCGCGACACACGTCCCCGGCACCAGCACCGACGGCCTGGCCGTCGGCCTGGCCGACGCCCTCTACGAGGACCTGGACCCGGCCCAGGCCGCGGCCGTGCGCCGCGCACTCGAACTCGTCAAGCGACGACAGGAAGAACAGGCATGA
- a CDS encoding MMPL family transporter, producing MATFLYRLGRRAFRRRRLVALLWVAVLMGVGVAASTAPAPPADSFSMPGTESQKAFDLLDERFPEASAEGAQARVVIRAPQGEKISGTEGRAEVEKLVEALGTSPQVASVTDPFKADSVSDDGTTAYASVTYKVDSMELTDKARDALTRATDTARHAGYTVEAGGDALMAKQEMDGSAEMIGIGVAAVVLVLTFGSMVAAGMPLLSAIIGVGIGTSGIAALGAALDLSATTSTLAMMIGLAVAIDYALFIVSRYRTEIAEGRGPEEAAGRAVGTAGSAVVFAGLTVIVALSGLAVVNLPVLTKMGLAAAATVAVAVLIALTMTPALLGFAGKKALRRKDRKNPVAAARQTAGTKPKLGTRWAQFVLRRPLPVLITAVLSLGVIALPTTSLQLGLPDEGSSAPASTQRKAYDMLSESFGAGFNGPLTVTADTKGVKDPKGAAEQVVGEITDLGKAAAVTPATFNEAGDTAVLTVVPKTGPSDHATEELVKSIRSLSGDIRADTGATMLVTGMTAMTIDFSQTLDNALLPYLALVVGLAFLLLMLVFRSVLVPLKAALGFLLSVAAALGAVVAVFQWGWLADLLGVDQPGPIMSMMPIFLIGVVFGLAMDYEVFLVTRMREAYVQGASPAEAVTTGFTHGGRVVAAAAIIMISVFSGFIMEDDQMIKMMGFGLAIAVLFDAFVVRMAIVPAVLALFDEKAWWLPKWLDYVLPDVDVEGEKLHKQLDGADVSAPQERTPAPAGI from the coding sequence ATGGCTACATTCCTCTATCGCCTCGGGCGGCGCGCGTTCCGGCGCCGCCGACTCGTCGCCCTGCTCTGGGTGGCTGTGCTGATGGGCGTCGGTGTCGCGGCGTCGACCGCACCCGCGCCGCCCGCCGACTCGTTCTCGATGCCCGGAACCGAGTCCCAGAAGGCCTTCGACCTGCTCGACGAGAGATTCCCCGAGGCAAGCGCGGAGGGCGCGCAGGCACGCGTCGTCATCCGTGCCCCGCAGGGCGAGAAGATATCCGGCACCGAAGGCAGGGCCGAGGTCGAGAAGCTGGTCGAGGCCCTGGGCACGAGCCCGCAGGTCGCCAGTGTCACAGACCCGTTCAAGGCGGACTCGGTGAGCGACGACGGCACGACCGCCTACGCCTCCGTCACCTACAAGGTCGACTCGATGGAGCTGACCGACAAGGCCCGTGACGCGCTCACCAGGGCCACCGACACCGCCCGGCACGCGGGCTACACAGTCGAGGCCGGCGGCGACGCGCTGATGGCCAAGCAGGAGATGGACGGCTCTGCCGAGATGATCGGCATCGGAGTGGCCGCGGTCGTGCTGGTCCTGACCTTCGGCTCGATGGTGGCCGCCGGTATGCCGCTGCTCTCCGCGATCATCGGTGTGGGCATCGGAACCTCCGGCATCGCGGCTCTCGGCGCCGCACTCGATCTGTCCGCCACGACCTCGACGCTGGCCATGATGATCGGCCTCGCGGTCGCCATCGACTACGCACTCTTCATCGTGTCCCGCTATCGCACGGAGATAGCCGAGGGGCGCGGGCCCGAGGAAGCTGCAGGCCGTGCGGTCGGAACCGCGGGCTCCGCCGTCGTGTTCGCCGGCCTCACCGTGATCGTCGCGCTGTCCGGCCTCGCGGTCGTCAACCTCCCGGTGCTCACCAAGATGGGCCTGGCCGCCGCGGCCACGGTCGCCGTCGCCGTCCTGATCGCGCTCACCATGACCCCGGCGCTGCTCGGCTTCGCCGGAAAGAAGGCGCTGCGCCGCAAGGATCGTAAGAATCCGGTCGCCGCCGCCCGGCAGACTGCGGGTACCAAGCCGAAGCTCGGCACCCGCTGGGCCCAGTTCGTGCTGCGTCGACCCCTGCCCGTGCTGATCACGGCCGTCCTCAGCCTCGGGGTGATCGCCCTCCCGACCACCAGCCTGCAGCTCGGCCTGCCCGACGAGGGCAGCTCGGCACCCGCATCCACCCAGCGCAAGGCCTACGACATGCTGTCGGAGTCCTTCGGCGCCGGCTTCAACGGCCCGCTGACGGTCACCGCCGACACCAAGGGCGTCAAGGATCCGAAGGGTGCCGCGGAGCAGGTCGTCGGGGAAATCACCGACCTCGGCAAGGCGGCCGCCGTCACCCCGGCAACCTTCAACGAGGCAGGCGACACCGCCGTCCTCACGGTCGTGCCCAAGACCGGGCCCAGCGACCACGCCACCGAGGAACTGGTGAAGTCAATCCGCTCGCTCTCCGGCGACATCAGGGCCGACACCGGCGCGACCATGCTGGTCACCGGCATGACCGCGATGACCATCGACTTCTCGCAGACCCTGGACAACGCGCTGCTGCCGTACCTGGCCCTGGTGGTCGGACTCGCCTTCCTCCTCCTCATGCTCGTCTTCCGTTCCGTGCTGGTCCCGCTGAAAGCGGCGCTCGGCTTCCTGCTCTCGGTGGCCGCCGCCCTCGGCGCCGTCGTCGCGGTCTTCCAATGGGGCTGGCTCGCCGACCTGCTGGGCGTCGACCAGCCAGGCCCGATCATGAGCATGATGCCGATCTTCCTGATCGGCGTGGTATTCGGCCTGGCCATGGACTACGAGGTCTTCCTCGTCACGCGGATGCGCGAGGCATACGTCCAGGGCGCATCGCCCGCGGAGGCCGTCACCACTGGCTTCACCCACGGCGGACGGGTCGTCGCGGCAGCCGCGATCATCATGATCAGCGTCTTCTCCGGCTTCATCATGGAAGACGACCAAATGATCAAGATGATGGGATTCGGCCTTGCGATCGCGGTCCTCTTCGACGCCTTCGTGGTCCGCATGGCCATCGTGCCCGCGGTCCTCGCCCTCTTTGACGAGAAGGCCTGGTGGCTGCCCAAGTGGCTCGACTACGTCCTGCCCGACGTGGACGTCGAGGGCGAAAAGCTGCACAAGCAGCTCGACGGCGCCGACGTCTCCGCCCCGCAGGAGCGCACTCCGGCCCCGGCCGGCATCTGA
- a CDS encoding 2-hydroxyacid dehydrogenase has protein sequence MTTILTAGDHFVLNSLFLDKLRPAAPTATFRELTLPWPVEPFGEVAEVREASGTEDQLIKALSGVDICVTQMAPLTERILDASPDLRLFCVSRGGPVNANLEAATRHGVAVSFAPGRNATATAEHTVALMMAAARRVPATHADLAAGTWRGDYYMFEKVGPELAGSTVGIVGYGAIGSRVARILRGFGAQVLVADPFVRADDVSPAEVTDLVDLMRRSTFVTVHARATPETEGLISRRMIDLMPSGGVLVNCARGSLVDYDAVCDALDAGKLFGAAFDVFPREPIPADSRLLTTPNIVMTPHLAGASRQTAFNAASIVASEVAAFLAGRPLAHCANPQVLAHLH, from the coding sequence GTGACCACCATCCTCACCGCCGGTGACCACTTCGTCCTCAACTCCCTGTTCCTCGACAAGCTCCGGCCGGCCGCACCCACCGCGACCTTCCGCGAACTCACCCTGCCCTGGCCGGTCGAGCCCTTCGGGGAGGTGGCCGAGGTACGGGAGGCCTCCGGCACCGAGGACCAGCTGATCAAGGCCCTCAGCGGGGTGGACATCTGCGTCACCCAGATGGCTCCGCTCACCGAACGGATCCTGGACGCCAGCCCCGATCTGCGCCTGTTCTGCGTCAGCCGGGGCGGCCCCGTCAACGCCAACCTCGAGGCAGCCACCCGGCACGGCGTCGCGGTCTCCTTCGCCCCTGGACGCAACGCCACCGCCACCGCCGAGCACACGGTCGCCCTCATGATGGCCGCGGCCCGACGCGTCCCCGCCACCCACGCGGACCTCGCCGCAGGCACCTGGCGAGGTGACTACTACATGTTCGAAAAGGTCGGGCCGGAGCTGGCGGGCAGCACCGTCGGCATCGTGGGATACGGAGCCATCGGGTCCCGGGTCGCCCGGATCCTCCGCGGATTCGGCGCACAGGTACTCGTCGCCGACCCCTTTGTCCGTGCGGACGACGTGTCACCGGCCGAGGTCACCGACCTGGTGGACCTCATGCGACGCTCCACGTTCGTCACCGTCCATGCCCGCGCGACTCCGGAAACCGAGGGCTTGATCTCCCGGCGGATGATCGACCTGATGCCGTCCGGCGGCGTGCTGGTCAACTGTGCCCGCGGGTCGCTCGTCGACTACGACGCCGTGTGCGACGCCCTGGACGCCGGCAAGCTCTTCGGCGCCGCCTTCGACGTCTTCCCCCGCGAGCCGATCCCCGCCGACTCACGCCTGCTGACGACCCCCAATATCGTCATGACGCCACATCTGGCCGGCGCCAGCAGACAGACCGCCTTCAATGCCGCCTCCATCGTGGCCTCGGAGGTAGCCGCATTCCTGGCAGGCCGGCCACTCGCGCACTGCGCGAATCCGCAGGTTCTGGCCCACCTTCACTGA
- a CDS encoding histidine phosphatase family protein produces the protein MSLHVIFVRHGETMWHAENRYAGGTDIALTEHGHAQSRALADWAEQADLTDIFASPLTRSQETARDSAVRTGLPVSVDERLRELDFGIAEGLTRAEMHQRFPDHLAAFKTDPVTNHFPKGENPLDASDRYLAFLTDLQADHHEGRVLVVGHSTAIRLALCRLLGLPLRQYRRTFPFLANCALNELVLRDGVPSLLTLNRPVTPGELK, from the coding sequence TTGAGCCTCCATGTCATCTTCGTCCGACACGGGGAGACCATGTGGCACGCCGAGAACCGGTACGCCGGCGGCACCGACATCGCGCTCACCGAGCACGGCCACGCGCAATCACGCGCGCTCGCGGACTGGGCGGAGCAGGCGGACCTGACCGATATCTTCGCCTCCCCGCTGACGCGATCGCAGGAGACCGCACGCGACAGCGCGGTGCGCACCGGACTGCCGGTGAGCGTGGACGAACGGCTGCGCGAGCTCGACTTCGGCATCGCCGAGGGCCTCACCCGCGCCGAGATGCACCAGCGGTTTCCCGACCACCTGGCCGCCTTCAAGACCGACCCGGTGACGAACCACTTCCCCAAGGGGGAGAACCCCCTCGACGCGAGCGACCGCTATCTGGCGTTCCTCACCGACCTCCAGGCCGATCACCACGAAGGCCGCGTCCTCGTCGTGGGCCACTCCACCGCGATCCGGCTCGCGCTCTGCCGCCTACTCGGCCTGCCTCTGCGCCAGTACCGCCGGACCTTCCCGTTCCTGGCCAACTGCGCCCTGAACGAACTGGTCCTGCGTGACGGCGTGCCGTCGCTGCTGACGCTGAACCGCCCCGTGACCCCAGGAGAACTCAAGTGA